TATTTGAGACAAACAACTTTTTATCAATACAATGGTAGAAACAATAACCAATAGTTTTGAGACAAACAAATTCttttaagtatttttgaaaaaaaaatttattttatttttttctttggttcaaataaattttttagtgttttcaaatcgttttaatgtgctgatattaaaaattaatttttttaaataaaataatattttaatatattttcaagagaaaaacactttgaaaaataaccgctaCCACAATATTAAATGGGTATAAAactggataaaaaaatagtattgatataaaaaattgatataaaaatatcttatgtcaagacaaaaaagaaaattttcaagaataaatttttttttctatgaagatAGCATGTTTTgagacaaataattttttatcaatacgAAGGATGAAGGTAGAAACAATAACCAATAGTTTCTTTTAAATATCCTataaatttcaaaagtatttttgaaaaaaattaaaatttttatttattttttctttgtttcaaataaagttttttgatattttcatatcgttttaatatattaatatcaaaaattattttttaaaaataaaaaaaattattttaatatatttataaataaaaaatattttaaaaaataattctcatcACAATATCAATGGCtgtaaaatttgataaaagaattAGTATTGATATAcgaaaattgatataaaaatatcttatatctagacaaaaaagaaaattcatactACACTGACGTTAAAGAATAAAAGctttcaatttttcattcacACTTTCATAGAAAAATGTGATTGTATGCATTCAATGTCCAGATATTAGGAGTTTGATAGATAGAAACATCAGCATCagcaggaaaagaaagaaaaaggtatGGAATGGAGGTTATAACTAGATCGCATTGGAACCTACAAAACGTTGCATAAAAGGGTACTATTGTAAGGTTTTAATAGTTAGGGATTGAAAGTGAGAATTCTGTAAACTACAAGGTTGTGTTGGTATGTTGGCCAAGACAGATCACATTAACAACATACTCCATCCCAGCTCTGTAAGAATTGAAGGGTAATTATCCAGAGACAAATCCAACGCTCTCGGTGAACTTCTAAAAAGCTACAACGCCGAAAACAGAAACATcaaagcagagagagagagagagatgaaccCCTATAACGGCAACAACAGGAGTGATGAAGAGGAAAAGGGTTTGCTATGGAAGCTTCCAGAGGTTAGGTTTAAGGAGCTTGGGAGGGTGGGTCCTGCTTTCGGCTTTGGTGCTGGCTGTGGTGTTGGTTTTGGTGTCGGCCTCGTTGGAGGTAATccatcacttcttcttcttcttgttcttcctgGGTTTAtcagtttgttaattttattttaaatattcatgtGCTCTCAAATCTCttcatagaaaaaagaaaaatcccaCTTTTTAATTGCCCGAATTGGGTTCTAGAGAAAGACTGAAACTTCGATATTCTCAAttggccttttttttcttgagttgGGGTATTTGACTGCATTTAATATTTCTATTTGGTGGCTGCAGcttgtgttgttttttatcttatatgtGATAATGAtgatcattatcatcattatattttgttttactgAGATTTTAAATGGCCAATTCTTCAGGTGTTGGGTTTGGTCCTGGTATTCCTGGTTTACAGTTTGGCATTGGATTGGGTGCTGGATGTGGGATTGGTTACGGATTTGGCTATGGTGTGGGGAGGGGTGTAGCTCATGATGAGAAACGGAGATACTCTAATGTTGGCAAGCATTTTCGTGGTCCTGTAAATCTTCCAACTCAGTAAGTATATAATCATGTTTCTCTCTGTTTAGCTTATTCAACTGCACTGAACTTGCTTAGATGGATCGTGTTTTATCTTGATGTGTTAAGCAGAATATTCACTAACCTGCTGCAGCGGTATAAATGGAAAGCACTTTGAGAACTTGCCAATTTCTTTTGCATTAGTTTTTCTGGGAGCCTTTTCTACTCTAGCAGGGGAGCCTGCCTTGTTCAGACAACCAATTAAGTTTGCATTTACTGAAATTAGTCATCAAGAATGGGAGATCAGTGGCTgcatagaaattaaattaaatttggtttggtttggatTACCTGAAAATAGTAAGATGATAATGCATTCTAAATGACTCTTTCTGGGGCCGGCCATGCTGGTGATGCAGTGTGTGAATGGGATTTGCTAGTTGGTGATGTATAGGAGAAGAtaggatgaaaatgaaatttcatTATACAAAGTTTGGAACAAAATATTGTTCAGCTCTTTGGTAGACACGTATCAACCTTGTTTGTGATAGTAACAATAATTTGTGAAAATgtgattctttttatattttggacaACCTTTGTAATATCCTATATCGGCGGGCGAGGGAGTGGTAGCTAGTCTTATTAAGAGTGCTAGTTGCCAACTTGTCATACATGTCTTGGGGTATCAGGCTCAGAAGTGAGCTCGcgtcaccaagaacaaaaccgtgagttGGGCCGggctgttacatttggtatcagagctgaccTCTCTAGCTGTCCGGTTGTGCCGACGGGGTCATCGGGCTCCTTAAAgggggtggattgtaatatcccaGATCGGTGGGTGAGGGAGTGGTAGCTGGCCTTATTAAGAGTGCTGGTTGCCAACTTGTCATACGTGTTTTGAGGCGTCAAGCTCAGAAGTTGGCTCgcgtcaccaggaacaaaaccgtgagggcggtaaggctcaaagcggacaatatatgGCAGGTTGGGCTGGATTGTTACAACCTTGTTtgtaatagtaacaataatttGTGAAAATgtgattctttttatattttggacaACGGTAAGGATTTTGTTTGATGCTGTGATTCAGTGTGTCTTTTGTTCTCACTTTTCAATGGTTAGAATTATTCGGTTCACAAAATgcatgaattttataaattgctTCTCAATACAGtttctttcaaattcatttgtttgtttgatgcaaataattttaaacactaGATATAATGAAAACATATGACGAGACACAAATTGGTTgtgaattcataatttttttatattttctattagaCCATTGTCACCTCTCCCCATTACTCCACAAAGGCATGTGAAGTACACACATGCTTCTATATACATGTATGTGTTTTTGGTgtttctttattataatttgcaTGATCACATCGCATTCTTCTCACTCAGCTTCTGGGTCATGCCAGACTTTTTTACTGTTTGTTAGAGATTTGTTCTCATTAACTAACGAGGCTGGATTTGGTGTTGCAGCTTGTTAACATGTTTATTAATAAGCAAAAGATTTGAAAGAGTATTAATAAGCAAAAGTTGTGCCAGTAACTGGTGTCTTATATGCATATGTTGTGCTTTGCAAATAACAGTATtgggatttttttagtttaattttttcttcaattaatttttcttcgTGTTGTTAATTATCAGTGATGAGGTTGGTTCCCTTATTGACGAGCTGGTCATCAACACCAAGAAGCTAGTCAAAGCAACTTCAAGAGAAATTGAGAAGTGGAGAAGATGAGTGAAGTCTGTTAGAGCTCTTGTTTCATGGTGTAAAATAGCATTAGTTTGGATCCAAGTGCTCTAACAAGAGTGTTCACAAATGCTTGTATAGATGAAATTATgccatatttgttttatatgcatAGATTTTAGATTCAATAGTTGTTTGGTTCGGTTGTACCAATAATTGTGCTCGGCAAGAAATTTTTCTTGCGCCATTGTGCATTAAGCCAAAAGGATGCAATGATTTTTCCTTGGAAATTATAATCAATGGTAGCTTTTCCTAGATTTTTTTAGCATTGCTATTGAAGTAGCAGCAGTTATATCTTAGGTTGCCTTGAGAGTGTTTGATGCCAGGATTTCTGCTGATAAGAGCTAGGAGTTTGCTGAGCTATTCTCTCTGATAATCATGCCTGTTCTGATCTGGAAGGATGCAAATTTTGCTTCCTAGTTAACCTTAGTCAATACCCTTTTTAATTGGTGATTTCTATAGTGACTTCAAGTCATCGGATTCTTCAATTCTTTTaacacattttaaaacaaaaaaagacttttaaaaaacatacgaactagaaaaaatataaatatatactttCGGtggatatatttatattaaaagataGCGTAAATGCAAGACGTTcttaattaaatgcatgcaatggAGTAGATGGATGGAACATGCTTCATGCAACTCAGAGAATCTAAAACTCTAAGCAATATggattatgttttaattaaaatcatataaatgaatatttaatttcaatacaTGCATCTGCAAACGTAagtacgagtctgaaagaataTGATCTTCAAGTTGGATTAGTTTAAATGCATGTCCACTCATTtgcaaaaaacaatataaaaaaatgtactTAACTTCCATAGAACCCACCACCAAGCTAGCAAGCTATTAATAGCGATTATCCGTATGGTGGCTTCCAAAAAATGACTTTCTCATAGTGTAGACTTGGTCTCACTTATTATAAGAAAGAAGTTTCTATACTTTACTTTATTTaatacatgtttgtttttgcttcgTATCTGATATTTTTAGTAGTGAGGTTCaccactaaaaacaaaaaatacaactgtaaaaatataaatttgatatttttgctCTTGTATTTTTTTGCTGTAGAGAATTGTACTCACAACACATATAAAAGtagaagcaaaaacaaatatatccaTACTAATTTCAATTctaaattatattaacaatttaaaaataattttatattattttttaataataatattagatgGATATAATTTCCTTCAAAAACTTTTGTGGATCAATATTATTGCAAGCCAAGACCATCATGATCTAGACAAGTTGATTTGTATATATGATCAGAAGTAGAATATTTGCTGAAGTACTTTCGCATCATGATAAAAGAGTTGATTtcagataagaaaaaaaaaataaggaaggaTTTCACCAAATGCTATTTATTTCTATCGTAAAGACAAGCTTGGAATTTAAGCTTATTATTGGGTGAAGATAGAATAACTTCCAACCTTGATTTGCTATCTCTAGGATAGAAAACGTCtcaacttcaatatttatatattcagCAGTTCGTGAGCACGATGACGACGTACCATGTCTGACTTTGTTGCTAGAATCTTAATTAGTCCAAGTGGCATTGAGAGAAGCAGCCATGGTGGCGAGAATTATTGagagattttttaaattcaattatatgttCATTTTTATCAAGCATGCAGATTCAAGTTTCAATCCAGTTAGCTGATAATTGAGTGGTAGAATGAACATCTTTGCCGCCTGAATTACGGCCAACTGTTCATTCATCCCCATGAATTGCTCGAATTTGATTGTGTATAGCTTAGTTACTTTGTTTTATAATATGGATCCAATGGGAGCAATCACATGAAGCCTTCCTTATCTACTGTGCTGTCACAGATCATTTCCAGCAGCTTCATCTTTATAATACGAAAATGGAGCCATCATGATCTTATAATAATTAAGTCAACAGAAAATTAGGATGTGATTATGCGCCACCACAtgatttaaataacaaaaacaaatcatattattaattgaCTTTCTTAAGGGAATAGCAGATCGAACATCTTGTAAAGAGAGCTTTTCCCACGATATAAACAGTATATATGTCGAGGCTAGTATAAAAGAGGTGGCATGTTTCATTGAGTTCTCACCAAGAAACAAAGGTTCAAAACATTGCGTTGTCACCTTGACATGGCTAGCTCAAAGCTTTCCCCATGTCTAATCTTTCATCAGGTCGTTTTCTTGGTATTGGTCTTTAACTCGGCAAATGCGCAGTTGAGGGTAGGGTTTTACAAGGATACATGTCCAAAAGCTGAGGCTATTGTGGAAGAGGTTATGCATCAAGTGATGAAAGTAGCTCCTAGCCTTAGTGGTCCTTTGTTGAGGATGCACTTTCATGACTGCTTTGTTAGGGTATGTGAGCCTTTAATCTATCTCTGATCATTTGAAAATCCTGAAACAGTTTgaagctctctttttttcttgctcgAACTCATGAACAATGCTTAATTATGATGACTAGCTAATTATATATCTTCTACAGGGTTGTGATGGCTCGGTGCTTTTGAACTCTAGCACTGGCCAAGCTGAAAAGGATTCACCTCCGAACTTAAGTCTTAGAGGATATCAAATTATTGACAGAGTCAAGACTGCATTAGAAAAGGAGTGTCCTGGAGTAGTTTCCTGTGCGGACATCATGGCCATTGTGGCTAGGGATGTCACAGTTGCGGTAAgaaatttctttcaagataatTTCTTTTGTAAGAAAAATCTTAAGGAACAGAATggttttaattgataataatttatcCTATCTATCAGACTATGGGACCTTTCTGGGAGGTTGAAACTGGAAGAAGGGATGGAAGGGTGTCCAATTTTTTAGAGCCCTTGACAAACCTGCCACCATTTTTCGCAAACATTTCTCAATTGATATCAATGTTTCGTTCGAAGGGTCTAAGCGTGAAGGACCTCGTAGTGCTTTCAGGTACTTGAGCATTTCACTTCAGGTTCTTTATAGAGAGTCTTGTAAGAAGAGATTGTACGGAAGTAAATTCTAATTATTCTGTAATTCTGTCACAAAGGTGGGCACACCATTGGCACTTCTCATTGCTCTTCATTCAGCTCTCGGCTTTACAACTCCACCGGAAAGGATAGCACCGATCCCACATTGGACTCAGAATACATAGAAAAACTGAAGAGTAGATGCAAGGTAGGAGATCAAACTACGCTAGTAGAGATGGATCCTGGAAGTGTCAGGACATTCGACAACAGCTATTATACGCTCGTAGCTAAAAGAAGGGGACTTTTCCAGTCTGATGCAGCTCTCCTTGACAACAGTGAGACAAAAGCTTATGTTAAACTTCAATCTGCTGCGACCCATAGATCCACTTTCTTCAAAGACTTTGGTGTTTCCATGATAAATATGGGCAGGGTTGGAGTTCTAACCGGTAAAGCTGGTGAAATCAGGAAAGTTTGCAGCAAGGTTAACTAACTAGTTCAAGTTCACTGTCATTAtggaataaattattattattattattattattttgcatggAAAGATTTGTATGGCTTTACGTACCTTGTTAAgaattctttccttttttccttgACGATTTGCTTAATTGTTTGAAGTGTGGAAATCCATTCCATTACTCAATCAATAGCAAATAGTAGTTAAATTATCACTAAATAGTAACTTTGgtgtttttcatatatatatatatatattgttgggTTGAATATTCTCAATACAGGCTTGGCAAATCAAGCAAAGTTCTAGTTAAATTAGTTGACTTGCTCACCTTCTTAAGTGAATTCGATGTGTGAGAACAGGAAACGAAAAATTATTATAGCAAGATGTGGATTCAAGATATAATTATAGGCTACCAATTTATATTGattattacaagtttttttatcctttttggAGCACAAAATGGACTTGCAAAACAAGTTGAGTACTGTTCATCTTTACATCCATCATGCACGTTATTAATCATCACCAGAACTAATCCTTATAtactataatttaattaattttatttttatttttttatttttaaaaaaattataatttatatcctAAACTTTGTTGTGCGTATAATAGTTCACATCCTATTGTAAAATAGACTAAACTATATGGTTGATCCTAATAAATTGTTTATACGCACAATAAAATTTGTAATATAAATTAactgtaatttaaaaaacacaaagggTAAGTATAAAAATGATAACAGAATGAGATAATCagactaatttttatttttatagatatagTTCTTACATATTATAGTCTtcaaaacccattttttttttaaaaaaagctatagATCACTTAGGTCATTGAATTAtacaatgatattattttttttattaacataagtGTTCGGGTCAACTTGCGTGTACTTCGACTAATCCTACGagctctgaagttaacaaccatgtaaaccAGCAGTGACCCTAAGATTTGTGAGACTTGAACTGGTGACCTTTAGGGAACAAATCTAGAGCCTGACCAGTGAGCTATATCTCtcaaggttttgtttttgttttttaatacaaaaagtAATGATATTAGATTAATCCACCATATCAACTAATCAATCAATTTTAATCTATatggattaattttataaatagcaATCAATGGGCGAACTATGGGTACATCGGGCAAGTGTGCATGACATAGTCAACTGTTGTGACAAACTATGCCTGGTTACAAGTCACCGTTGAAGTTACGGAAGTAAAAACCCTTTCTTAGTTAGatgtgatagtttttttttttatttaaaaatttattaaaataattttttaaattttttacatagcactttaaaattattataaaaatattaattatatatatattttcaagataaatatatttttaaaattccgTTAAAcccaattgaaaatatatataataacaaatagTGGCCTAGCACTCTCACCTTCTATTGATGGCCACTGCATGATTATGAGGGCATTGTTATTGCCAAAGCTTTTgtgtaaaacaacaaaaacttatGGATGAGAATTTGGATAGGCCACCAATATTATCCATGAACTTCAAGAGCATTCCACGTCAGCCCCGTGATCTTCCACGTCAACAAAACCACCCTATCAAACCTCTGTGTCAGATTACACATCTGCTACACCAGCCAATCACAAACCATGATGTGTATCCAATGTGGCATGTCGACATCCACCAGCTCAAGCATAAAGTATCTCCTCATTCAGTTTTTCTACATCCCATTGTTACCTTATCCAATCCACAACAGAAGCGCCTGAGCAGCACGAAAGACAGAAAGCTTTGCAACAAAGAGATATGGCTTCCCTGGCAGCATCCAGAGCAGCTGCCTCCCTTGGAGTGTCTGAAATGCTAGGAAACGCTCTCAACTTCAGTGGAGCCACCAGGTCTGCTTCTCCGGCTGCATCAACTCCTGCCACGTTCAAGACTGTTGCTCTCTTTTCCAAGAAGAAGCCCGCTCCTAAACCAAAGCCTTCTGCTGTTTCACCAGCTGATGTGGAGCTCGCCAAGTGGTATGGTAAGTGATCCATGTTTCCGTCCATCCTCTCTTCTTCAACTTGGTGAAGTTGAGTTCTATATGCTTAAAAAAATGCTATTCCTTTGGTGGTTTCAGGTCCTGACAGAAGAATCTTCTTGCCGGATGGGCTCTTGGACCGATCTGAGATCCCAGAATACTTGACTGGAGAAGTCCCTGGAGAGTAAGATCACTTTTCTTGCTCTTTATCTTAACTGGATCTTggttattattccattaaactacaGCTATGGTTTCTAAATTTACTGTCATGATTATATATGTTGACTGATAGCTATAAATATTAATGATGTGGTTACATGTGACTTGCAGCTATGGTTACGATCCTTTTGGTCTCAGCAAGAAGCCAGAAGACTTCGAAAAGTATGTTCAATGTGACTCtagcttttctttcttaaaCATGTCGATTTTTCTGATGGAGATTATACTTTTTATTACAGATATCAGGCATTCGAGTTGATTCACGCCAGGTGGGCCATGCTTGGAGCAGCTGGCTTCATCATCCCTGAAGCTTTCAACAAATTTGGAGCCAACTGTGGGCCAGAAGCTGTCTGGTTCAAGGTATGCAACTCtttattggttttttcaatgacagttgttgatttttcttgtcTCGGAATTAATCTTGATAGAAAATTATCATGATACTAGACAAGAGTataaatgatttctgtttacTTGCTGCAGACAGGAGCTCTACTTCTTGATGGCAACACATTGAGCTACTTTGGCAAGAACATCCCCATCAACCTCGTCCTTGCTGTCGTTGCTGAGGTTATCCTTGTTGGCGGTGCTGAATATTTCAGAATCACTAATGGCTTGGTACTGTGCTTGGACACTATTTTGTTTACCATCCCAATCTAAGAATAGCTCATTTCATGCTCCTGCACTTCTACAATACTAGGAACTATGAATCATTTATAGGATAATTAGTTGCACAATTCTTAGCTACAAGGTTAACGTGTCCCAATTTCCCCTTCTATTTGCTAAACAAGGTCATTAACAACCAATTATGTGTAATTTGAGAAGATTTTGAAATCTGCATGTTTAAAATCTATTTGAACTGTATGGTGCATGGCCTAAGGCTCTCAAATATGCTGGTAGAGATTTACGATTGAATATTAATTACTGGTAGGGTTACCTTATTTTCTAAATGGTGGCAATGACACTGTTATCTTGTATTATTGGTAGGGTTTTGATGACAAGCTTCACCCGGGTGGTCCTTTTGACCCACTGGGCTTGGCAAAGGATCCTGATCAAGCTGCACTCCTGAAGGTGAAGGAGATTAAGAATGGTAGACTTGCAATGTTTGCCATGCTGGGTTTCTACTTCCAAGCTTATGTTACTGGAGAAGGTCCCGTGGAGAACCTCGCAAAACATCTCAGCGATCCTTTTGGCAACAACTTGCTCACTGTCATTGCTGGTTCTGCTGAGAGAGCTCCTTCTCTGTGATTTTACTTTTCTTGATGTTCCCTTACTCATAATCTAAATGCACTGTACATCTCATTGAGATATTTCAAGGTGTTACCGGGCGATCAACCTTAATCCATGCACTTGAAATCTGATCTTTCGTTTAGATTCACAATTATTCACCTATACATAACTGCAAAATATAATCATTCAGCAGAGATACTCATATGTGGTGAAGGGGAAAAGGCAACACTAAATTCCAAGGTAAATGACAGTACACAAGTGgccttgttattttatttttgacatgcagagtgataattttttgttaatggaATTATTCTGGTGCTGTGGAAATAGTAGTCAAGCTAGTCAGATATTCAGCACTGTattaataaaagagagagagagagagagagagagaagaagaagacacaATATGACTAATGTACTAGAAAATAGTTTGTTGTTTCACTGAAGAAGCAAAACTGAGGCTGTGATTTGCAACAGAAAGAAAATTAGCTTAAGACCTAGAAAGAGCAAATTAGCCTGTTCTACACTGTAAATTGATGATAACTCTTACAACTACACTGTATCTATTCTGTTTTTGTGCTCTCTCCTTCACAATTTAGCAGCAATCACAAGCTGACTGTTCAAGAGTGCGGCATCAGTATTCAGGATAAACCTATAGGAGTACACATCAAAGATCTTACAATGTCCCttcttttcaacaaaaaactAAGTTTGGAGTTTGGTCAATCTTAGGAGCTGACAAAACACAGTGTAGATGCAACTGTCTGCCTTGTTGCAGGCAAGCTACCTCAAGTTTCCATCTTTTACCATTGCAGTGCACATAGATGCAACAGTCTGCTTTGATCATCCAGTTCCAAGACTAAAATGTTGCAGCCACTGAGACAGGGCATCAAAAATTGAGTTGGAGTCTTAGTCAATCTAAGGGAGAAATAAACCAGAAAGAACAGCTGGTAATACGTTCAAATTCTTGGTTACAAACCCTGCTGGCCCGGGGAAGTGCATGAACACGCTGAAGTTCATATATTTGCATTGCCCTATAGTAGCAGAACCATCAACCGAAAGCAAATCCTAAACAATATTCAAGTTGTTCGAGGAACATTATATTACTCGTTCAGTTCTCCTTGAGTGCTTCTAATCACACATCAAATATTGCTAAATGTTTCAATTACGTCAATGCATTTCAGTCACCGTTCAAACAATCAGGTGATGTCAGTGCCACAAGCTCAATATTTTTACCAGATAAATTACTCAACAAGCAGCCTTAGATCAATCAGGCAAGTCTCTCTGATGGTTAAGCCTGCAGGAAATCATTAACAGACACTACTGAGTCATAACCGATCAAGGCTGCCCAAAAACGAATTATTTCCAGGAAACCAAATGTGCCCTGCATTTATAATCCCTCCATGATACTTTTCAATAAGCAATTGCAGAAATAGCACTTGCGATTTGCAGGGATAATGAAAATCTTTTGCATTATTtgtaaaatacttaaataagatCCATTTTAATCAAGGAGATTATCATCAAAGATAATGATTTCCTCAGGCAACAGGGGAACAGCTAACAGAAAGGCAGGGAAGCATTTCCTTTTTCACTAGAACAGGACCGCTTTGTTCTTCCTGCCAGCTTAAACCAAATGTATTGCCAGGGTCATGGCAGAGCTTTGATCTCCTAACTGATACCCGTTTATCTGGTCATGAAGAATCTAGCTctgtattaatttaaaagattagcATCCTGATGCAAAGTAAAATAATACACGGCAGGGCCACCCTGCAAAAGCTAGTACCTATACATGATGAGTCTGCAACAATGCATCAGTACCTGCTCTCAATTAATAATGGACCTGCTATGCTTTTAAAACCCTTTACAAAACTGCAGCAACGAAGATAACGCAAGGAACATCTCAACTCCCTCCATTCTAAACATAAATTCATTCATCGAAAAAGAAATACCCAAAATTGGTAGATcaaattaatgctttttttctcttaaaaaaaacaaaaaactttg
This genomic interval from Populus nigra chromosome 11, ddPopNigr1.1, whole genome shotgun sequence contains the following:
- the LOC133667876 gene encoding protein TRIGALACTOSYLDIACYLGLYCEROL 5, chloroplastic; the encoded protein is MNPYNGNNRSDEEEKGLLWKLPEVRFKELGRVGPAFGFGAGCGVGFGVGLVGGVGFGPGIPGLQFGIGLGAGCGIGYGFGYGVGRGVAHDEKRRYSNVGKHFRGPVNLPTHDEVGSLIDELVINTKKLVKATSREIEKWRR
- the LOC133668401 gene encoding chlorophyll a-b binding protein CP26, chloroplastic codes for the protein MASLAASRAAASLGVSEMLGNALNFSGATRSASPAASTPATFKTVALFSKKKPAPKPKPSAVSPADVELAKWYGPDRRIFLPDGLLDRSEIPEYLTGEVPGDYGYDPFGLSKKPEDFEKYQAFELIHARWAMLGAAGFIIPEAFNKFGANCGPEAVWFKTGALLLDGNTLSYFGKNIPINLVLAVVAEVILVGGAEYFRITNGLGFDDKLHPGGPFDPLGLAKDPDQAALLKVKEIKNGRLAMFAMLGFYFQAYVTGEGPVENLAKHLSDPFGNNLLTVIAGSAERAPSL
- the LOC133668721 gene encoding peroxidase 27-like — protein: MASSKLSPCLIFHQVVFLVLVFNSANAQLRVGFYKDTCPKAEAIVEEVMHQVMKVAPSLSGPLLRMHFHDCFVRGCDGSVLLNSSTGQAEKDSPPNLSLRGYQIIDRVKTALEKECPGVVSCADIMAIVARDVTVATMGPFWEVETGRRDGRVSNFLEPLTNLPPFFANISQLISMFRSKGLSVKDLVVLSGGHTIGTSHCSSFSSRLYNSTGKDSTDPTLDSEYIEKLKSRCKVGDQTTLVEMDPGSVRTFDNSYYTLVAKRRGLFQSDAALLDNSETKAYVKLQSAATHRSTFFKDFGVSMINMGRVGVLTGKAGEIRKVCSKVN